Proteins from a genomic interval of Alteromonas macleodii ATCC 27126:
- a CDS encoding NAD-dependent malic enzyme — MSEDSQRYLYIPHAGPSLLETPLLNKGSAFTARERAAFNLTGLVPPRYETIEEQVERAYMQYSSFDEALNKHIYLRAIQDNNETLFYRLIQKHIDEMMPIIYTPTVGDACEQFSDIYRSSRGLFVSYEERHQLDDIVRNATKRKVKVIVVTDGERILGLGDQGIGGMGIPIGKLSLYTACGGISPAYTLPVMLDVGTNNEKLLNDPMYMGARHPRIGQEEYDEFVDMFINAVKRRWPDVMIQFEDFAQPNAMPLLNRYRNDVCCFNDDIQGTAAVTLGTILAACKTKQQKLRDMKVVFVGAGSAGCGIAEMLIQQMVFEGLTDEQARKQVFMIDRFGLVTEGMEGLRDFQQKLQQKNADLADWTFSGDYASLLDVMHCAQPDVLIGVSGQPGLFTEQVIRAMKQGCELPIIFPLSNPSRQVEARPEQVIEWTEGDVIIATGSPFKPVEYDGKIFPIAQCNNSYIFPGIGLGVVASKAKLISDEMLMAASNALASASPLVNTGQGSLLPPLAAIAEISREIAFEVGRVAMEQGLALEMSDDALRASIERNFWKAEYRPYKRVSI, encoded by the coding sequence ATGTCAGAAGATTCACAGCGATATCTTTATATTCCTCATGCCGGCCCTTCATTGCTGGAAACCCCCCTACTGAATAAAGGCAGTGCCTTCACTGCACGGGAACGTGCGGCGTTTAACCTGACGGGTCTAGTGCCACCAAGGTACGAAACCATCGAAGAGCAGGTTGAACGTGCTTACATGCAATACAGCAGTTTTGACGAAGCACTAAACAAGCATATTTATCTGCGCGCAATTCAAGACAATAACGAAACCTTGTTTTACCGCCTAATTCAAAAGCACATCGATGAGATGATGCCCATCATCTATACCCCTACTGTAGGTGATGCATGTGAGCAGTTTTCAGATATCTATCGCAGTTCGCGTGGCTTGTTTGTGTCGTATGAAGAACGTCACCAGCTTGATGACATTGTTCGCAATGCTACGAAGCGCAAAGTGAAAGTGATTGTTGTGACTGACGGTGAACGCATCTTAGGCTTGGGAGACCAAGGTATTGGCGGAATGGGCATTCCTATCGGTAAACTATCGCTTTACACTGCGTGTGGTGGAATTAGTCCAGCATATACATTGCCCGTAATGTTAGATGTAGGTACTAACAACGAAAAGCTGCTAAACGACCCAATGTATATGGGGGCGCGCCATCCGCGTATTGGACAGGAAGAATACGACGAATTTGTTGATATGTTCATTAATGCTGTGAAGCGACGCTGGCCCGATGTAATGATTCAGTTTGAAGATTTTGCGCAGCCAAATGCTATGCCGTTATTAAACCGCTATCGCAACGACGTGTGTTGTTTTAACGACGATATACAAGGCACTGCTGCCGTTACCCTTGGTACTATTTTGGCGGCATGTAAAACCAAGCAGCAAAAGCTACGCGACATGAAGGTGGTGTTCGTGGGTGCGGGTTCGGCAGGCTGTGGTATTGCTGAAATGCTCATTCAACAAATGGTATTTGAGGGCCTGACTGACGAGCAAGCACGTAAGCAAGTGTTCATGATTGACCGTTTTGGTTTGGTAACCGAAGGCATGGAAGGTCTACGCGACTTCCAACAAAAGCTTCAGCAGAAAAATGCTGACTTGGCTGATTGGACGTTCAGTGGAGATTATGCGTCACTACTTGATGTTATGCACTGCGCGCAGCCAGACGTACTTATTGGTGTTTCAGGCCAGCCTGGCTTGTTCACTGAACAAGTTATCCGTGCCATGAAGCAAGGTTGTGAACTGCCAATCATCTTCCCGTTAAGTAACCCCTCACGACAAGTTGAAGCGCGTCCTGAGCAAGTGATTGAATGGACAGAAGGTGACGTGATTATTGCTACAGGTAGTCCGTTCAAGCCTGTAGAGTACGATGGCAAAATATTCCCTATCGCTCAATGCAACAACTCTTACATCTTCCCGGGTATTGGCCTTGGTGTTGTTGCATCTAAAGCGAAGCTAATTAGTGACGAAATGCTGATGGCTGCAAGTAACGCACTTGCTTCAGCGTCGCCATTAGTCAACACGGGTCAGGGTTCACTATTGCCACCCCTTGCTGCCATTGCAGAAATTAGCAGAGAGATTGCTTTTGAGGTGGGTAGAGTAGCGATGGAGCAGGGACTTGCTCTTGAAATGTCTGACGACGCATTGCGCGCCAGCATTGAGCGTAACTTCTGGAAAGCAGAGTACCGCCCTTACAAGCGGGTAAGCATCTAG
- the yghU gene encoding glutathione-dependent disulfide-bond oxidoreductase, translating to MSTESNYTPPEVWTQAEDDGNKWASINRPVSGATHEKARPNGEHGLQLYSLATPNGQKVTIMLEELLAAGVSEAEYDAWLINIGEGEQFSSGFVDVNPNSKIPAMVDTTTSPETKLFESGSILVYLAEKFGKFIPQDAHAKAECFNWLFWQVGSAPYLGGGFGHFYSYAPYPMEYPINRFTMETKRQLDVLDKHLANNEFMAGSEYSIADMAIWPWYGNLVLGNLYDAATFLQVHEYTNLVRWAKQLEQREGVKRGRIVNKTWGDGGQLENRHSAKDIDDALTKA from the coding sequence ATGTCGACAGAAAGTAACTACACACCACCAGAAGTTTGGACTCAGGCTGAGGATGACGGCAACAAGTGGGCCAGCATTAATCGTCCTGTGTCAGGCGCTACCCATGAGAAGGCTCGTCCTAATGGTGAACATGGTTTGCAGCTATACTCGTTAGCTACGCCTAATGGTCAGAAAGTTACCATCATGCTTGAAGAGTTGTTGGCAGCTGGCGTGAGCGAAGCAGAATACGACGCTTGGCTGATTAACATTGGTGAGGGCGAACAGTTTTCTTCTGGGTTTGTTGACGTTAATCCGAATAGTAAAATTCCTGCTATGGTCGACACGACAACGTCACCAGAAACCAAGCTATTCGAGTCTGGGTCAATCTTAGTTTACTTGGCGGAAAAATTCGGTAAGTTCATTCCGCAAGACGCCCATGCAAAGGCGGAATGTTTCAACTGGCTGTTCTGGCAGGTGGGGTCAGCGCCTTACTTAGGCGGTGGTTTCGGGCACTTCTACAGCTATGCGCCATATCCAATGGAATATCCTATCAACCGCTTTACCATGGAAACTAAGCGTCAGTTAGATGTGCTAGACAAGCACTTAGCAAACAATGAGTTCATGGCAGGTAGCGAGTACAGTATCGCTGACATGGCTATATGGCCGTGGTACGGCAACTTGGTGCTAGGTAATTTATACGATGCAGCCACTTTCCTTCAAGTGCACGAGTACACCAATTTAGTCCGCTGGGCTAAGCAACTAGAGCAGCGAGAAGGCGTTAAACGTGGCCGTATTGTCAATAAGACCTGGGGTGACGGTGGTCAGTTAGAAAACCGCCACAGCGCAAAAGATATCGACGACGCACTCACCAAAGCCTAA
- a CDS encoding catalase: MSKCPFSGAAIKPTTLTSSNGAPVANDNQSRTAGPRGPVTFDNHYLFEKLAHFNRERIPERVVHARGSAAYGTFTLTKSLSDYTIADFLQKEGQKTDVFLRFSTVGGGQDSSDYARDPRGFSVKFYTEQGNWDMVGNNTPVFFLRDGIKFPDFIHSQKKNPRTNLPDPQAVYEFWANNPQSLHQSTILMSDRGIPLSYRHVNGYSSHTLSFWNNAGERYWVKWHFKTNQGIKTLTSEEAAKMPAYGAQQDLVESIDNGEFPSWTVNVQIMNEEEARNYHINPFDLTKVWPHSDFPLIEVGQLELNRNVDNYFAETEQAAFAPSNLVPGIGASPDRMLQARLIGYQDAHRYRIGANYNQIPVNAPRCPVHNYQRDGAFAGINLALAGSGANFYPNNRARVGEPAEAPEVQEPPMPLEQDAWLDIYDNRDEDNYSQAGDLFRIMSEDQKQQLVNNIADGLSQATKDVQEAMFVQYDLADSDYGTRVRKAVASK; this comes from the coding sequence ATGAGTAAGTGTCCATTTTCAGGTGCAGCTATAAAACCTACTACGCTAACGTCTAGCAATGGTGCGCCCGTTGCCAATGATAATCAGAGCCGAACAGCGGGACCACGCGGGCCGGTTACGTTCGACAACCATTATTTGTTTGAGAAGCTTGCGCACTTCAACCGCGAGCGAATTCCAGAGCGTGTAGTTCACGCAAGGGGCAGTGCTGCATATGGCACCTTTACGCTAACTAAGAGCTTATCTGACTACACTATTGCAGACTTTCTGCAAAAAGAGGGGCAAAAAACCGACGTGTTTTTGCGCTTTTCTACCGTAGGTGGTGGTCAGGATTCAAGTGACTATGCCCGTGATCCTCGTGGTTTCTCAGTGAAGTTTTATACCGAACAGGGAAACTGGGACATGGTAGGAAATAATACTCCGGTATTCTTCTTACGAGATGGCATCAAGTTTCCTGACTTCATTCACAGTCAAAAGAAAAACCCGCGTACGAATTTGCCGGACCCGCAGGCCGTGTATGAGTTTTGGGCGAACAACCCTCAGTCATTACACCAATCGACAATCTTGATGTCTGATCGCGGTATTCCACTTTCATATCGTCATGTGAATGGCTATAGCTCTCATACGTTGAGTTTCTGGAATAACGCAGGCGAACGCTATTGGGTGAAATGGCACTTTAAAACTAACCAAGGTATTAAAACGCTAACTAGCGAAGAAGCGGCAAAGATGCCTGCTTATGGCGCTCAGCAAGACTTGGTCGAAAGCATTGATAACGGCGAATTTCCATCGTGGACCGTAAATGTGCAGATTATGAATGAAGAGGAAGCGCGTAATTACCACATTAATCCGTTTGACCTAACGAAGGTGTGGCCGCACAGCGACTTTCCATTAATTGAAGTAGGGCAGTTGGAGTTAAACCGTAATGTTGATAACTACTTTGCAGAAACTGAGCAAGCAGCGTTCGCGCCGAGCAATTTGGTACCGGGTATTGGTGCGTCGCCAGACAGGATGCTTCAAGCGCGACTAATTGGCTATCAAGATGCGCACAGATACCGCATTGGTGCAAACTACAACCAAATACCGGTAAACGCGCCTCGTTGCCCAGTGCACAATTATCAACGAGATGGAGCCTTTGCGGGAATTAACCTAGCACTTGCAGGAAGTGGAGCCAACTTCTATCCAAACAATCGCGCGCGAGTTGGTGAGCCGGCTGAAGCACCAGAGGTTCAAGAGCCGCCTATGCCGCTTGAGCAAGACGCATGGTTAGATATTTACGATAACCGTGACGAAGATAACTACTCACAGGCCGGTGACCTTTTCCGCATTATGAGTGAAGATCAAAAACAGCAGCTGGTTAACAACATTGCTGACGGCTTAAGCCAGGCAACGAAGGACGTTCAAGAAGCCATGTTTGTGCAATACGATTTAGCCGACAGCGATTATGGTACTCGCGTGAGAAAGGCGGTAGCCAGCAAATAG
- a CDS encoding TetR/AcrR family transcriptional regulator, giving the protein MKKDTRQKILDAASALFLKGGTNALSVRAIADGAGMSTIGIYSHFKGKQGILDALYIEGFELVEREMLAADGNTAAEKVINGCERILTFSETHAAHYRLIFASKLKDYTPSDEAIEAGEKAFITLTKLTAALIKKDLSVEEKQDVAMQVWALNHGYITLNQHEISNRITWNNWKERALQAIRLHVYALVATQ; this is encoded by the coding sequence ATGAAAAAAGATACGCGACAAAAGATCTTAGACGCTGCCTCAGCACTGTTTTTGAAAGGCGGAACGAATGCACTTAGCGTGCGTGCCATTGCTGACGGTGCGGGTATGTCAACGATTGGCATCTATAGCCATTTCAAAGGTAAGCAGGGTATTTTAGATGCGCTCTACATCGAAGGTTTCGAATTAGTTGAGCGTGAAATGTTGGCAGCCGATGGCAATACTGCGGCAGAAAAAGTGATTAATGGCTGCGAGCGTATTTTAACGTTTTCAGAAACTCATGCGGCCCATTATCGACTAATTTTTGCTTCTAAGTTGAAAGACTATACGCCATCAGATGAAGCTATCGAGGCAGGTGAAAAAGCCTTTATCACGCTAACTAAGCTTACCGCTGCGTTAATTAAAAAAGATCTGTCTGTTGAAGAAAAGCAAGATGTAGCTATGCAAGTATGGGCACTAAATCATGGTTATATTACGTTGAATCAGCACGAAATTAGCAACCGTATTACTTGGAACAATTGGAAAGAACGCGCACTTCAGGCCATTCGCTTGCACGTTTACGCCCTAGTCGCTACCCAGTAA
- a CDS encoding NAD(P)-binding protein, translating to MKTEQLTCDYLIVGAGAVGMAFADVLLHETNANILIIDKNAKPGGHWNYAYPFVTLHQPSAFYGVCSKELNRGVIDKTGLNEGLMGLASGQEVSAYFDAVMNETFLPSNRVQYYPLCEYKGNNQFVSMLNSKHYNVTVNKKIVDATYLNTNIPLTHTPSFTRDDDVAFTPVNTVVQMIEGFNNYVVVGGGKTGIDTCLWLLENHVAPHNIHWVVSRDAWLLNRKNTQPLDDFFFHSIGAQANQMEAIAASSSIEDMFDKLEERGVLLRIDKKVRPSMFHGATVSELELKALQTLPSVVRQGRVKHISRDKLRFEDTTWSMPDNALVIDCSASALTNLEMKAVFDGDTITPQTVRAYQPVFSAALIAHVEAAYSDEQQKQMLTQVVPLPNRDIDWLPMTAAMLRNMQIWGEDPALKAWIYHCRLDGFSKIVHGVAKDDMQKMQVLGRLKQAAAPAMQKLMIYIHSLKASGQL from the coding sequence ATGAAAACTGAGCAATTAACCTGCGATTATTTAATTGTTGGTGCTGGCGCGGTAGGGATGGCTTTTGCTGACGTACTACTTCACGAAACTAACGCTAACATTTTGATTATAGATAAAAATGCGAAGCCCGGAGGGCATTGGAACTATGCTTATCCCTTTGTCACTCTTCACCAGCCTTCTGCTTTTTACGGCGTGTGTTCAAAAGAGTTAAATCGTGGCGTTATTGATAAAACAGGATTGAATGAAGGCCTAATGGGATTAGCTTCAGGCCAAGAAGTGAGTGCGTATTTCGATGCGGTAATGAACGAAACCTTTTTGCCTTCAAACCGAGTGCAGTATTACCCGCTTTGCGAATACAAGGGCAATAACCAGTTTGTTTCTATGTTAAATAGCAAGCACTATAACGTTACGGTTAACAAGAAAATTGTTGATGCCACTTATCTAAACACTAATATTCCGCTTACTCATACACCTAGCTTTACCCGCGACGACGACGTTGCATTTACGCCGGTTAATACCGTGGTTCAAATGATTGAAGGCTTTAACAACTATGTGGTTGTTGGTGGGGGTAAAACGGGTATTGATACCTGCCTATGGCTGCTTGAAAATCACGTCGCCCCGCATAATATCCACTGGGTAGTATCGCGAGATGCATGGTTACTGAACCGGAAAAATACCCAGCCCTTAGATGACTTCTTCTTTCATTCTATTGGGGCACAAGCAAACCAAATGGAAGCTATCGCTGCGTCAAGTTCCATCGAGGATATGTTCGACAAACTAGAAGAGCGGGGCGTTTTACTGCGTATTGATAAGAAAGTAAGACCCAGTATGTTTCACGGCGCAACGGTGAGCGAATTAGAGCTTAAAGCCTTACAAACTCTACCATCTGTCGTTAGACAAGGTCGGGTTAAACATATCAGCCGCGATAAGCTCAGATTTGAAGATACAACGTGGAGTATGCCAGATAACGCGTTGGTTATTGACTGCTCAGCTTCTGCACTTACTAATTTAGAAATGAAAGCGGTGTTTGATGGCGACACCATCACCCCTCAAACAGTGCGTGCCTATCAACCTGTTTTTAGTGCGGCGCTTATTGCTCACGTTGAGGCGGCCTACAGCGATGAACAACAAAAGCAGATGCTGACACAAGTGGTCCCGCTGCCTAATCGCGACATCGATTGGTTACCAATGACTGCAGCAATGTTACGAAACATGCAAATTTGGGGTGAAGACCCAGCGCTTAAAGCGTGGATTTACCATTGTCGACTAGATGGCTTTTCAAAAATAGTACACGGCGTGGCAAAAGACGATATGCAAAAAATGCAGGTGTTAGGGCGATTGAAGCAAGCAGCGGCACCGGCCATGCAAAAGCTGATGATTTACATACACAGCTTAAAAGCGAGCGGACAGCTTTAA
- a CDS encoding DUF2855 family protein, which yields MKQFQIDKTNPNRFRIKQTVDSPDNAQTEGAGKAKNVVIKIERFAFTANNLTYYMVGDKLGYWQFFPPINTSSNENWGVIPVWGVGQVISSNNDAVEVGSRFLGYFPPAEYLVMANTTVTNNNLIDCSPHRLKLPQGYNVYRPLPSLTAHANAEISTKQHEQENFQMLLWPLYATSFCLSEVVDAIPGAQREQLLVLSASSKTSLGLAFAFKEAGINAIGVTSEKRVASLEALGVYSAVIGYEQLDMLQLKSTVVVDMSGNAQVKASIKHKLGEHLTRYISVGLTHWQDIKPSSDEEFFFAPAHIQQRMSEIGIAEYQKLSSGFVSKAIVWSAGWLNVKEREGLSALQDDFSEHQQGLIPSNEGRIYTLA from the coding sequence ATGAAACAGTTTCAAATAGACAAAACGAACCCAAATCGCTTTCGGATAAAACAAACAGTTGATAGCCCTGATAACGCGCAGACAGAGGGTGCTGGAAAGGCAAAAAACGTAGTAATCAAAATTGAAAGGTTCGCGTTTACTGCCAATAACTTGACCTATTATATGGTGGGTGACAAGCTTGGTTATTGGCAGTTTTTTCCACCCATTAATACAAGTAGTAACGAAAACTGGGGTGTTATTCCGGTATGGGGCGTGGGTCAAGTAATTAGCTCTAACAACGATGCGGTAGAAGTAGGAAGTCGTTTCCTTGGTTATTTCCCGCCCGCTGAATATTTGGTTATGGCTAACACTACGGTGACAAACAACAATTTAATAGACTGTAGCCCTCATCGTTTGAAGTTGCCCCAAGGGTATAATGTCTACCGACCACTTCCTTCACTAACGGCCCACGCTAACGCTGAAATAAGCACTAAGCAGCACGAGCAAGAAAACTTTCAGATGTTGCTGTGGCCGCTTTACGCAACATCCTTTTGTTTATCAGAAGTGGTCGATGCTATACCTGGGGCACAAAGAGAGCAGTTATTAGTATTAAGTGCTTCAAGCAAAACCAGTTTAGGGCTTGCTTTTGCGTTTAAAGAAGCCGGTATTAACGCAATAGGTGTAACCTCTGAAAAGCGTGTTGCATCACTAGAAGCATTGGGTGTATACAGCGCCGTTATTGGTTATGAACAGCTGGACATGTTGCAACTGAAAAGCACTGTTGTGGTCGACATGTCAGGTAATGCTCAGGTCAAAGCATCCATCAAACATAAACTTGGTGAACACCTAACAAGATACATCAGCGTAGGGCTTACTCACTGGCAGGACATTAAGCCGTCAAGCGATGAGGAGTTCTTCTTTGCTCCTGCTCATATACAGCAGCGTATGTCTGAGATTGGGATTGCTGAGTACCAGAAGTTAAGTAGCGGGTTTGTATCAAAAGCCATTGTGTGGAGCGCCGGTTGGTTAAACGTTAAAGAGCGTGAAGGGTTGAGCGCGCTACAAGATGACTTTAGCGAACATCAGCAAGGCCTCATTCCTTCAAATGAAGGAAGAATATACACACTTGCTTAG
- a CDS encoding alpha/beta fold hydrolase — MTKDIQVTCEDGTHLAASLFTPHSPAKAAVMIGPATGIKRQFYSAFAAYLCEQGFGVITFDNRGIGGSVKSSVKESDASLVTWGEQDMPAVLETLKIHFPNVPYFLVGHSAGGQLLGLMHNVHDLTAFCNFGSSSGSLRNMRKSYLLKAHFFMNFYIPVSNLLFGHTKSQWVGMGEPLPKKVARQWQKWCNGKGYVKTGFGSDVNEHHYDTIQIPSKWLLANDDDIANIHNVHDMISVFPNMEAEVEELDPQAYNVKEIGHMKFFSRKCQHLWPKVTNYFNQYV; from the coding sequence ATGACAAAGGATATTCAAGTAACCTGTGAAGATGGTACTCATCTAGCAGCTTCACTTTTTACTCCACATTCCCCCGCTAAAGCTGCAGTTATGATTGGCCCTGCAACGGGTATAAAACGGCAATTCTACAGCGCTTTTGCCGCCTATTTATGTGAACAAGGCTTTGGTGTTATCACCTTCGATAACAGAGGTATTGGCGGTTCGGTAAAAAGCAGCGTTAAAGAAAGCGATGCGTCGTTGGTAACATGGGGCGAGCAAGATATGCCAGCGGTGCTAGAGACATTGAAAATTCATTTCCCTAACGTCCCCTACTTTCTTGTTGGTCATAGTGCAGGTGGTCAGCTGCTGGGTTTGATGCATAATGTGCACGACCTTACTGCCTTTTGTAATTTTGGTAGCTCTTCGGGCAGTCTGAGAAACATGCGTAAAAGCTATTTGCTAAAAGCCCATTTCTTCATGAATTTCTACATTCCCGTGAGTAATTTACTGTTCGGCCATACTAAATCTCAGTGGGTCGGCATGGGAGAGCCACTACCTAAAAAAGTGGCCCGTCAGTGGCAAAAATGGTGTAACGGTAAAGGCTACGTAAAAACAGGCTTTGGCAGTGATGTTAACGAGCATCACTACGACACCATTCAGATACCTTCTAAATGGCTGCTCGCCAATGACGACGATATTGCTAATATTCATAACGTTCACGATATGATTAGCGTTTTCCCCAATATGGAAGCAGAAGTTGAGGAGCTAGATCCACAGGCCTACAACGTAAAAGAAATAGGTCACATGAAGTTTTTCTCCCGTAAATGTCAGCATTTATGGCCTAAGGTCACCAATTATTTTAATCAGTATGTGTGA
- a CDS encoding EAL domain-containing protein → MISRTIRILKHYLLVDEDNLRTTDADVWRLSVLRTILLIGVVLTSAIVAHSSYTAYVQELYYVMYLTLGFTAFLFATLSIGLKHIKIASACLVLAVVGASLCILFFTIDLESARYGLLLLFTLPIIVRVLYGVKASIATMLFNLIPYYLLLNNTQVSPLFGIDITLPDTHTYLASLIFLFFNFCIPMAVLRVMSSLEKQSEHNLLQSKKLNKLVSRYQEIFNNGGTPSFFCDEQGRIIQANKAARALVKKYRPESEYIQDLFSLSHPITKGVNQHASIFNTPEREFKLQPASLEHHKKQLIHCHDISANKKSLMEFDAFKKQQYEKHYFNELTGLKNHHFWKIAESSESILNRHIVLLKLANLREVNLQYGYSQGDQLLLSVASLLQSEFTNDVSVYQFPGAKFLFTVNGKHLSTQSIEHYLERRLPTSMVINSARGTVEHMLKWRAGHYHASREISLDAAAECCAIALSQSDEFAPYISFSINTVKTIRENTQQKDKVKALLDNGCLALYLQPQVSLHGVTVGYEVLARLKEPKSGTVLQPFQFLPLVEENKWEVLFTQKIIDGTLALLDKWPSNLPKVPLAINLSGPELLSDLFYEKLLRRFSESPELGERLKLELTETSVLASHYETKRRLTSLANVGATIIIDDFGTGHASLSQLIDMSASVIKVDREFVERVETSERHRKIVKMTLDLAKSLDMQTIAEGVETQAQLRVLKDMGFNIFQGYLFGKPAPIEHWVKTAKARA, encoded by the coding sequence GTGATTTCTCGAACAATAAGAATTTTAAAACACTATCTTTTAGTTGATGAAGATAACCTAAGAACCACCGATGCTGACGTGTGGCGCCTCAGTGTGCTGCGCACTATTCTGCTCATTGGCGTTGTCCTTACCTCGGCCATCGTGGCGCACTCTTCATATACTGCGTATGTACAGGAACTTTATTATGTTATGTACTTAACGCTGGGCTTCACTGCTTTTCTCTTCGCCACACTTTCGATAGGCTTGAAGCATATAAAGATCGCTTCTGCGTGCTTAGTTTTAGCGGTAGTTGGAGCTTCCCTGTGCATACTCTTCTTCACAATAGACTTAGAATCGGCGCGTTATGGCTTACTTTTGCTGTTTACGCTGCCTATTATTGTTCGAGTTTTGTATGGGGTGAAAGCATCCATTGCGACCATGCTATTCAATCTCATTCCGTATTATTTACTGCTGAACAATACGCAAGTATCTCCTTTGTTCGGCATTGATATTACATTGCCGGATACCCACACGTATTTAGCATCGTTAATTTTCCTGTTTTTCAATTTCTGCATTCCAATGGCTGTACTGCGGGTCATGTCGTCATTAGAAAAACAGTCTGAGCACAATTTATTACAAAGCAAAAAGCTTAATAAACTTGTTAGCCGTTATCAGGAAATTTTTAACAATGGTGGTACACCGTCTTTCTTTTGTGACGAACAAGGGCGCATAATTCAGGCTAACAAGGCTGCAAGAGCGCTAGTCAAAAAGTACCGGCCAGAGAGTGAATATATTCAAGATCTCTTCTCTTTATCTCACCCCATTACAAAGGGTGTAAACCAACACGCTTCCATTTTTAACACACCCGAACGAGAATTTAAGCTTCAACCTGCTAGCCTTGAGCATCACAAAAAACAACTTATCCACTGCCATGATATATCCGCCAATAAGAAAAGCTTGATGGAGTTTGATGCATTCAAGAAGCAGCAGTATGAGAAGCACTATTTTAATGAACTAACGGGACTGAAAAACCATCACTTTTGGAAAATAGCGGAGTCGAGCGAGAGTATTTTAAATCGACATATTGTCCTGCTGAAACTGGCTAACCTCAGAGAAGTAAACCTGCAATACGGTTACAGTCAAGGTGATCAGCTGCTTTTAAGCGTAGCGTCACTTTTACAAAGCGAATTTACAAATGATGTCTCGGTATATCAATTCCCTGGCGCTAAATTCTTATTTACCGTAAACGGCAAACATCTTTCAACACAAAGTATAGAACATTATCTTGAGCGTCGATTGCCCACCAGCATGGTTATCAACTCAGCGCGAGGCACTGTAGAACATATGCTGAAATGGCGAGCGGGGCATTATCATGCCAGTCGTGAAATTAGTTTAGATGCGGCCGCCGAGTGCTGCGCAATAGCGTTAAGCCAAAGCGATGAATTCGCGCCGTACATCTCCTTTAGTATCAATACGGTGAAAACTATTCGAGAAAATACGCAACAAAAAGATAAGGTAAAGGCCCTTCTTGATAATGGGTGTCTTGCTTTGTATTTGCAGCCTCAGGTGTCGCTCCATGGCGTTACGGTGGGCTACGAAGTGCTGGCAAGATTGAAAGAGCCAAAGTCTGGTACCGTTCTTCAACCATTTCAGTTTCTGCCTTTGGTGGAAGAAAACAAATGGGAAGTACTGTTCACACAAAAAATTATCGATGGCACCTTGGCACTTTTAGACAAGTGGCCTAGCAACCTACCCAAGGTCCCCCTAGCGATCAACTTATCGGGGCCAGAATTACTTAGCGACCTCTTTTATGAAAAGCTATTACGTCGCTTCTCAGAGAGCCCTGAGCTCGGAGAACGCCTTAAATTAGAGCTAACAGAGACGTCTGTATTAGCCAGCCATTACGAGACTAAGCGACGCTTAACGTCGTTAGCCAATGTGGGAGCAACCATTATTATTGACGACTTCGGCACTGGTCACGCATCACTTTCCCAGCTTATTGATATGTCTGCTAGCGTTATAAAGGTAGATAGAGAGTTTGTAGAAAGAGTAGAAACGTCTGAACGACATCGCAAGATTGTTAAGATGACTCTAGACCTCGCTAAGAGTCTAGACATGCAGACCATTGCCGAAGGGGTAGAAACACAGGCGCAGCTGCGTGTACTTAAAGACATGGGTTTCAATATTTTCCAAGGATATTTATTTGGAAAACCGGCTCCTATTGAGCATTGGGTTAAGACGGCAAAAGCACGCGCATAA